A genomic window from Actinomycetaceae bacterium MB13-C1-2 includes:
- a CDS encoding AMP-dependent synthetase/ligase produces MHQRKDGAWENPAVIRVSPDLSIPGLIFDRAVRDPNQVVAERRVSGEWHQIRAEEFTSYIEDLARGLYAMGLRPGDRMAILAATSHEWAAFDIAALSLGAITVPIYESDSASQIEHILSDAGVSIVVTQTAQQADLVNSVKSAEVREILSLDRGAERLLIDAGAPVPAETVNELRDQVNLSDIATIIYTSGTTGNPKGVVLTHGNFVEGALQAYDILPGLINDRKSRTLLFLPVAHVLARFVMIAILIGEGRLGFCPDIKHLINDIETFEPTMMLAVPRVLEKVYNTASQQAGKGVKKRIFAWSAKKSRMMSEATAYPRPGESAKAPIPHPGRPETDFNPRTSDGPTMTLRAQHRMADALVLRKIRKILGPNLHTIICGGAPLSIDLANFYRGIGIVLLQGYGLSETTGPITVELPSDYPPDSVGYLWPGNAMKLADDGELLLQGISVSAGYHNLPEETAETFKDGWFHTGDLASIDDEGRLKITGRKKELIVTAGGKNVSPEILQDALSTHPLISQVVVVGDGRPYIGAIVTLDPEMLPAWLRNKGLRLVPTNRAAELPEVRESLERAIEKANSQVSRAESIRRYRILNMDFTVENGYLTPSLKLKRHKVLADFKDYIDGLYAMSDEELSHSGASVNGTGQQHDGESKEQTAK; encoded by the coding sequence ATGCACCAGCGCAAGGATGGGGCGTGGGAAAATCCCGCGGTTATTCGAGTAAGCCCCGACCTCAGCATTCCAGGACTCATTTTCGACCGCGCGGTCAGAGACCCAAACCAAGTGGTGGCCGAACGTAGAGTTTCTGGCGAATGGCATCAAATTCGAGCTGAAGAGTTCACCTCGTACATCGAGGATCTGGCCCGGGGACTATACGCCATGGGGTTGCGTCCAGGTGATCGGATGGCGATCCTTGCTGCCACATCGCACGAGTGGGCCGCATTCGATATCGCCGCACTTTCTTTGGGTGCCATAACAGTGCCAATTTATGAGAGCGATTCTGCTTCCCAGATTGAGCACATCCTTTCTGACGCTGGTGTCTCCATCGTGGTTACCCAGACCGCACAACAGGCCGATCTGGTGAACTCCGTGAAGTCGGCCGAGGTAAGGGAAATCCTCTCTCTGGACCGCGGTGCCGAGCGGCTATTGATTGACGCCGGGGCACCCGTGCCGGCCGAGACTGTCAACGAACTCCGTGACCAGGTAAATCTGAGCGATATCGCCACAATCATCTATACCTCGGGCACGACCGGAAACCCGAAGGGCGTGGTGCTGACCCACGGCAACTTTGTTGAGGGTGCTCTTCAGGCTTATGACATCCTTCCCGGCCTCATCAACGACCGGAAATCAAGGACCCTTCTGTTTCTTCCCGTTGCTCATGTACTGGCGAGATTCGTGATGATAGCGATTCTTATCGGTGAGGGTCGACTGGGGTTCTGTCCCGATATTAAGCACCTGATCAACGACATTGAGACCTTTGAACCGACGATGATGCTTGCGGTTCCTCGTGTGCTCGAAAAGGTATACAACACCGCTTCGCAGCAGGCTGGCAAAGGGGTAAAGAAGAGGATTTTTGCGTGGTCGGCGAAAAAATCGCGGATGATGTCGGAAGCAACTGCTTATCCGCGCCCAGGTGAGTCAGCAAAAGCTCCCATTCCACACCCGGGACGGCCAGAGACCGACTTTAATCCAAGAACCTCAGACGGGCCCACGATGACCCTTCGAGCACAGCACCGGATGGCGGACGCACTGGTCCTACGAAAGATCAGAAAGATCCTGGGACCCAATCTTCACACCATCATCTGCGGCGGGGCGCCACTTTCAATCGATCTGGCAAACTTCTACCGCGGAATTGGCATCGTCCTTCTGCAGGGCTATGGCCTATCTGAGACCACCGGGCCAATCACAGTCGAGCTTCCGTCAGACTATCCCCCGGATTCCGTTGGGTATCTATGGCCAGGAAATGCGATGAAACTCGCCGATGATGGCGAACTGCTTCTTCAGGGAATCTCGGTTAGTGCCGGTTACCACAATCTTCCTGAAGAAACGGCAGAGACCTTCAAAGACGGCTGGTTCCACACGGGTGATCTGGCATCTATTGATGATGAGGGACGACTCAAGATCACCGGACGCAAGAAAGAACTGATTGTGACAGCGGGCGGAAAGAACGTCTCACCTGAGATACTTCAAGATGCCCTCTCAACCCACCCCTTGATCAGTCAGGTTGTCGTTGTTGGAGACGGGCGTCCTTACATTGGTGCGATCGTCACTCTTGACCCTGAAATGCTTCCGGCTTGGCTTCGAAACAAGGGTCTACGACTAGTTCCAACGAACAGGGCTGCTGAGCTTCCTGAAGTTCGTGAGTCACTTGAACGGGCAATCGAGAAGGCCAACTCCCAGGTTTCGCGTGCGGAGTCAATCCGCAGATACCGAATTCTGAACATGGACTTCACCGTTGAGAACGGCTATCTGACCCCCTCGCTCAAGCTCAAGCGCCACAAGGTCCTAGCCGATTTTAAGGACTATATCGACGGGCTTTACGCCATGAGCGACGAAGAGTTGTCGCACAGTGGGGCTTCAGTAAATGGGACCGGCCAGCAACACGACGGGGAGTCGAAAGAACAGACTGCGAAGTAG
- the uvrA gene encoding excinuclease ABC subunit UvrA, whose amino-acid sequence MSEELIVRGARQHNLKNVDLELPRDKMIVFTGLSGSGKSSLAFDTIFAEGQRRYVESLSSYARQFLGQMDKPDVDFIEGLSPAVSIDQKSTSRNPRSTVGTITEVHDYLRLLFARAGIAYCPVCGEQITAQTPQQIVDRVGTLPEGTRFQVLAPVVRGRKGEYSEMFAELQSKGYSRAIVDGQAIRLDSPPLLEKKLKHDIDIVIDRLVVKDDIHRRLSDSVDTALELADGLVTIDLVDLDEKDPARRRRYSEKRACPNDHPLALDEIESRTFSFNAPYGSCPECSGLGAKQEVDPDLIVPDEEVSLEDGAIVVWRGNNKYYQRLLQGLAKQLDFDMSAPWKDLPPEAKDAVLHGLDHQIHVRYRNRWGRERSYHTGFEGAMGFIERKLQESDSTLVKDKLQSYLREVPCPACHGARLKPEVLAVRVGGKNIAEVSEAAIGETREFIENLELTGREAQIARPILQEINARLKFLVDVGLDYLTLARAAGTLSGGEAQRIRLATQIGSGLVGVLYVLDEPSIGLHQRDNSRLIGTLEHLRDLGNTLIVVEHDEETMEAADWVVDIGPGAGESGGKVVYSGTLPGLLKTKDSVTGQYLSGKRRIEIPEERRAIDEDRMITVKGARENNLRDITVDFPKGVLTAVTGVSGSGKSTLVNQILYRSLANRLNKARQVPGRHRSITGTDDLDKIVHVDQSPIGRTPRSNPATYTGVWDHIRNLFADTTEAKVRGYGPGRFSFNVKGGRCEACKGDGTIKIEMNFLPDVYVPCEVCEGSRYNRDTLEILYRGKSVADLLNMPISEAAEFFQAIPRIARHLNTLVEVGLGYVRLGQSATTLSGGEAQRVKLASELHRRSNGRTVYVLDEPTTGLHFEDIRKLLLVLQGLVDKGNTVIVIEHNLDVIKSADWVIDMGPGGGSNGGRVIAEGSPEQVAQAEGSYTAEYLAQVLK is encoded by the coding sequence GTGAGTGAAGAGTTGATCGTGCGGGGTGCTCGGCAGCACAACCTAAAAAATGTTGATCTAGAACTGCCTCGTGACAAGATGATCGTCTTCACGGGGCTCTCCGGTTCGGGCAAGTCCTCGTTGGCATTCGATACGATCTTCGCCGAGGGGCAGCGGAGGTACGTTGAGTCCCTTTCCTCGTACGCGCGCCAGTTTCTGGGGCAAATGGACAAGCCGGATGTCGATTTCATTGAGGGACTTTCTCCTGCGGTCTCGATTGATCAGAAGTCGACCTCGCGAAACCCGCGGTCGACCGTCGGTACGATTACTGAGGTCCATGACTATTTGCGTCTGTTGTTTGCGCGAGCGGGTATCGCCTACTGTCCAGTCTGCGGCGAACAAATCACCGCGCAGACCCCGCAGCAGATCGTTGACCGTGTTGGGACTCTTCCCGAAGGCACTAGATTTCAGGTTCTCGCGCCGGTTGTAAGGGGTCGCAAAGGCGAATACTCCGAGATGTTTGCTGAACTCCAATCTAAGGGGTACTCACGCGCGATCGTGGATGGTCAAGCGATCCGTCTCGATAGTCCGCCGCTTCTCGAGAAGAAGCTAAAGCACGATATTGATATCGTGATTGATCGCCTGGTCGTCAAGGACGATATTCATCGACGTCTTAGCGATTCGGTGGACACCGCGCTAGAACTAGCCGACGGCCTTGTAACGATTGATCTGGTGGATCTCGATGAGAAGGATCCGGCCCGACGCAGACGTTACTCAGAAAAACGGGCATGTCCAAATGATCATCCCCTGGCATTGGATGAGATCGAATCGAGGACTTTCTCTTTCAATGCTCCATACGGGTCCTGCCCCGAGTGCAGTGGGCTCGGCGCCAAGCAAGAAGTGGATCCAGACCTAATAGTTCCCGATGAAGAGGTGTCCCTGGAGGACGGGGCAATCGTTGTGTGGCGCGGTAACAACAAGTATTATCAGCGTCTGCTACAGGGATTAGCGAAGCAGCTTGATTTCGATATGAGTGCGCCGTGGAAGGACCTGCCACCCGAGGCGAAAGACGCGGTGTTGCACGGGCTTGATCACCAGATCCATGTCCGCTACCGCAACCGGTGGGGACGTGAAAGGTCCTACCACACGGGCTTTGAAGGAGCGATGGGCTTTATTGAGCGAAAGCTCCAAGAGTCTGACTCGACCCTGGTTAAGGACAAACTTCAGTCCTATCTTCGGGAGGTTCCGTGCCCTGCTTGTCACGGAGCGCGACTGAAGCCCGAGGTGCTGGCGGTAAGAGTTGGGGGAAAGAACATTGCCGAAGTCTCCGAAGCAGCAATTGGTGAAACACGTGAGTTCATCGAGAACCTTGAACTGACCGGTCGCGAAGCACAGATCGCTCGACCAATTCTTCAGGAGATCAACGCTCGTCTTAAGTTCCTGGTGGATGTGGGGTTGGATTACCTGACACTGGCCCGAGCAGCGGGCACTCTGTCTGGGGGAGAGGCACAGAGAATCCGTCTTGCAACCCAGATCGGGTCGGGACTGGTGGGTGTTCTTTACGTCTTGGACGAACCGTCTATCGGGCTCCATCAACGGGACAACAGTCGATTGATCGGCACTCTTGAACATCTTCGCGATCTGGGTAACACACTGATTGTCGTCGAACATGACGAAGAGACCATGGAGGCTGCCGACTGGGTCGTTGACATCGGTCCCGGTGCGGGAGAGAGCGGCGGTAAGGTCGTCTACTCGGGCACTCTTCCTGGACTGCTCAAAACGAAGGACTCGGTCACTGGTCAGTACCTTTCCGGCAAGCGTCGCATCGAGATCCCCGAAGAACGTCGAGCGATAGACGAAGACCGGATGATTACGGTCAAGGGTGCGCGAGAGAACAACCTTAGGGACATCACGGTTGACTTCCCCAAAGGGGTACTCACCGCGGTTACAGGTGTCTCGGGGTCGGGAAAATCAACGTTGGTCAACCAGATTCTCTACCGCTCTCTGGCAAATCGTTTGAACAAAGCGCGGCAGGTTCCGGGTCGCCATCGCTCCATCACAGGTACGGACGACCTAGACAAAATCGTTCATGTCGATCAGTCGCCGATTGGTCGAACCCCCAGGTCGAACCCCGCAACCTACACTGGCGTCTGGGACCACATTAGGAATCTATTCGCGGATACCACGGAGGCCAAGGTTCGCGGATATGGGCCTGGACGATTCTCGTTCAACGTCAAGGGTGGTCGCTGTGAAGCCTGCAAGGGCGACGGAACCATCAAGATTGAGATGAACTTTCTTCCGGATGTATACGTTCCCTGCGAAGTCTGCGAGGGCAGCCGGTACAACCGCGACACACTTGAGATTCTTTACCGAGGGAAATCGGTCGCTGATCTGTTGAATATGCCGATCTCGGAGGCCGCAGAGTTTTTCCAAGCCATCCCTCGTATTGCTCGGCACCTAAACACACTAGTTGAGGTCGGTTTGGGTTATGTCAGGCTAGGACAGTCTGCGACAACGCTTTCCGGCGGTGAGGCTCAGAGAGTTAAGCTCGCCTCAGAACTGCATCGACGTTCAAACGGGCGAACGGTGTACGTTCTTGATGAACCAACCACAGGGCTGCACTTTGAAGATATCCGCAAACTACTGTTGGTGCTTCAAGGCCTGGTAGATAAAGGCAACACGGTCATTGTCATTGAACACAATCTGGACGTCATAAAGAGCGCAGACTGGGTGATTGACATGGGACCGGGTGGCGGATCGAACGGTGGCCGGGTCATCGCGGAGGGATCACCGGAGCAGGTCGCTCAAGCTGAGGGGTCTTACACCGCAGAGTATCTGGCGCAAGTCCTGAAGTAG
- a CDS encoding YciI family protein has product MQRTTLSLSAINLFHNVAMAFYVIEYRYSQELRNLVNDFRPAHRNYLRELESQGKLISSGFLLDAAYDGAMLIVRAETSTEALNLLDEDPFRLNDLIEDVSARRWIPTIGVHADEFDVEFPIS; this is encoded by the coding sequence ATGCAAAGGACAACGCTCTCGCTGTCTGCGATCAATCTGTTCCATAATGTAGCCATGGCCTTTTATGTGATCGAGTATCGCTACAGCCAGGAGCTTCGTAACCTGGTCAACGACTTTCGACCCGCGCACCGCAACTACCTTCGCGAGCTTGAGAGTCAGGGAAAACTAATCAGCTCCGGGTTTCTTCTAGATGCTGCGTATGACGGCGCAATGCTGATAGTGCGAGCGGAGACCTCCACTGAGGCACTAAACCTTTTGGATGAAGACCCGTTCAGACTGAACGATCTGATCGAGGATGTTTCGGCACGCCGCTGGATCCCAACTATCGGCGTCCACGCCGACGAGTTCGACGTGGAGTTCCCGATCTCCTAA
- a CDS encoding alpha/beta fold hydrolase produces the protein MSTDRLDVSGPLAFYRYAVPGKPTASYPILVLGHALGVDHTMWNWVLPLLPPGLEVVLWDQPGHGESGLLAISSAQDRADQTSVIDTARALRSGLVELGVISDGGPRPVIAGLSLGGMVSLAFAEEYPSDLAALSMLSSGAVLLPHDAWFERSEKVRSQGQSFLADSTMERWFSKDFREGKGKQAVADTRKTFLATNPDGYAQCCQLIAGTDMRSGTAGVRVPTLLVIGEDDPGMTPDQGRELAQSLPNSSLEVVAGTKHMTAVEEPRLVADLLTELISCVN, from the coding sequence ATGTCAACCGATCGACTGGATGTTTCTGGACCGCTGGCCTTTTACCGCTACGCCGTACCGGGCAAGCCGACTGCCAGCTACCCGATTCTGGTCTTAGGGCACGCGCTGGGTGTTGACCACACAATGTGGAACTGGGTTCTGCCTCTGCTTCCTCCCGGACTTGAGGTTGTTCTCTGGGACCAGCCCGGACACGGAGAGTCTGGGTTGCTAGCGATTTCATCTGCACAAGACCGGGCGGACCAGACATCTGTCATTGACACGGCACGAGCCCTGCGTTCCGGCTTGGTTGAACTCGGGGTGATCTCAGACGGTGGCCCCCGACCAGTAATTGCGGGGCTTTCACTTGGAGGAATGGTCTCGCTAGCTTTCGCCGAAGAATATCCTTCTGATCTCGCGGCTCTTTCGATGCTTAGTTCCGGTGCGGTTCTGTTGCCACATGATGCATGGTTTGAACGCTCAGAAAAAGTGAGGTCCCAAGGTCAGAGTTTCTTGGCTGATTCAACCATGGAACGCTGGTTTAGCAAAGACTTCAGAGAAGGCAAAGGAAAGCAAGCAGTTGCCGATACGCGCAAGACATTCCTGGCAACGAATCCAGATGGATACGCTCAATGCTGCCAGCTGATTGCGGGAACCGACATGCGCTCAGGCACCGCGGGTGTCCGCGTCCCGACGCTTCTGGTCATCGGCGAGGACGACCCGGGGATGACTCCCGATCAGGGACGCGAACTGGCGCAGAGCCTACCGAACTCGTCGCTTGAAGTAGTGGCCGGAACAAAACACATGACCGCCGTGGAAGAACCCCGGTTGGTAGCGGATCTGCTAACTGAACTGATTTCTTGCGTCAACTAG
- a CDS encoding HAD-IC family P-type ATPase codes for MPTASTEKTFQTPEGLTTAEVKQRHEAGQSNHIDRATSRPVSAILRSNLFTVFNAILIVAVIAVLAVGDPRDAVFGIVLVLNAIIGIFSELRSKRALDKLAVLTAPVTTVWRDGKEQQVPSEDLVVDDVVGLTLGEQVPADGEILDSHGLSVDESALTGESKPVKKVSGDKVLSGTSIVAGSGTMVAKVIGADSWAQKITTEAKKFSKVHSEIQASIDTILKWITMILPVIVILLLWSQVRADSGDWRSAVVLTVAGVVGMIPQGLVLLTSMNFGLAAATLARRGVLVQELPAVEILARVNVLCLDKTGTITTGKIRGRELVEAPGSPVGSPSLEQSKNVLKLMVSDATNATSVAAMGLVEDAKAPHADEDDLLRFNSSRKWSAYSVHPGAGSETAVRTWIFGAPEILLADGDSINDWATSRVEKESESGRRTVVLAYSTSSLSGESLPANPIATLLVVFEEDIRADAKQTLDYFEKQGVRLKVISGDAPETVGAIAREVGLRGEAGGDPQVVGARGLPAPDSPEFAATAQSADVFGRVTPDQKQALVVALQGAGKTVAMTGDGVNDALALKTADLGIAMGNAAPATKTVARIVLVNGEFSTLPGVVAEGRRIIANMERVSSLFLSKTTYAILLAVLVAIFGWAYPFLPRHLTFISALTIGTPAFFLSLAPNKVLYRPGFLRRTLLISVPSGLLLGTAAIATYLLAGEGTLAGHTGATVSLMVGALTLLFLLSRPWNSWKISLIVAMGLGAVLGLAVPVIRSFFALEWPTLPLWGMILGIGGVAAALIVVAYQITARWRK; via the coding sequence TTGCCGACAGCCTCGACGGAAAAGACGTTTCAGACTCCAGAAGGTTTGACCACTGCGGAGGTCAAACAACGTCACGAGGCGGGTCAGAGCAATCATATTGACCGGGCAACCTCCAGGCCGGTTAGCGCGATTTTGCGTTCAAACCTGTTCACCGTCTTCAACGCGATCCTAATAGTGGCCGTGATTGCCGTACTTGCGGTGGGTGACCCTCGCGATGCAGTCTTCGGGATTGTCCTAGTTCTCAATGCCATCATTGGGATTTTTTCCGAGCTGCGTTCGAAGAGAGCACTTGACAAACTTGCGGTTCTTACCGCCCCGGTAACGACGGTATGGCGCGATGGCAAAGAGCAACAGGTCCCGAGCGAGGATCTGGTGGTTGATGATGTGGTTGGGCTGACTCTCGGAGAGCAAGTTCCTGCCGATGGGGAGATCCTTGACTCTCACGGTCTTTCCGTTGACGAATCAGCACTTACGGGCGAATCAAAGCCGGTGAAGAAGGTTTCCGGAGACAAGGTCCTTTCCGGTACCTCGATAGTTGCTGGTTCGGGCACCATGGTTGCCAAGGTAATCGGCGCGGACTCCTGGGCGCAGAAGATCACCACAGAGGCAAAGAAGTTCTCCAAGGTTCACTCGGAGATTCAGGCCTCGATCGACACCATCCTCAAGTGGATCACGATGATCCTGCCGGTGATCGTAATTCTTTTGCTGTGGTCGCAAGTTCGAGCAGATAGCGGTGACTGGCGCTCAGCGGTGGTCCTAACCGTTGCGGGCGTCGTGGGCATGATTCCTCAGGGATTGGTTCTGTTGACCTCAATGAACTTCGGTCTTGCGGCTGCGACCCTCGCACGCAGAGGGGTGCTGGTCCAAGAACTTCCAGCGGTCGAGATCCTGGCTCGGGTCAACGTTCTCTGTCTCGACAAGACGGGAACTATAACGACGGGAAAGATTCGGGGCCGCGAACTAGTCGAAGCTCCCGGGTCCCCCGTGGGAAGTCCCTCGCTCGAACAGTCGAAGAATGTACTGAAACTGATGGTATCTGACGCCACCAACGCTACGTCTGTGGCGGCGATGGGATTGGTCGAGGACGCAAAGGCTCCGCATGCGGACGAGGATGACCTACTCCGTTTCAATTCCAGTCGTAAATGGTCGGCCTACTCGGTGCATCCAGGCGCGGGGAGTGAGACTGCAGTTCGAACCTGGATCTTTGGGGCTCCTGAGATTCTCCTCGCCGACGGTGACTCGATAAATGACTGGGCGACAAGTCGGGTAGAGAAGGAATCCGAAAGCGGACGTCGGACAGTGGTCTTGGCCTACTCGACCTCGTCTCTCAGCGGGGAGTCACTACCTGCCAATCCAATCGCTACGTTATTGGTGGTGTTTGAAGAGGACATTCGCGCAGATGCCAAGCAGACCCTCGATTACTTTGAGAAGCAGGGTGTTCGTCTAAAAGTGATCTCAGGGGACGCCCCCGAAACCGTCGGGGCGATCGCTCGTGAAGTGGGACTTCGAGGGGAGGCGGGGGGCGATCCACAGGTTGTTGGCGCTAGAGGCCTTCCAGCGCCCGACTCGCCAGAGTTTGCGGCAACCGCTCAGTCGGCCGATGTCTTTGGTCGGGTGACCCCCGACCAAAAGCAGGCGCTGGTCGTCGCGTTGCAAGGGGCTGGAAAGACCGTTGCCATGACCGGGGATGGCGTCAATGATGCTCTGGCGCTCAAAACCGCCGATCTTGGGATTGCGATGGGGAACGCCGCTCCTGCCACTAAGACCGTTGCTCGAATCGTCCTGGTTAACGGGGAGTTTTCAACCCTGCCAGGAGTTGTCGCCGAGGGTCGTCGAATCATCGCAAACATGGAGCGAGTCTCATCTCTGTTCCTCTCTAAGACCACCTACGCGATTCTGCTCGCAGTCTTGGTCGCGATCTTTGGGTGGGCGTACCCGTTCCTGCCCAGACACCTCACTTTCATTAGCGCACTAACCATTGGCACTCCCGCATTCTTCCTCTCTCTCGCTCCCAACAAGGTGCTCTACCGTCCAGGATTTTTAAGAAGGACGTTGCTGATATCCGTCCCTTCGGGGCTACTACTAGGAACGGCCGCGATAGCCACCTATCTACTGGCCGGCGAGGGAACTTTGGCGGGTCACACGGGGGCTACTGTCTCTTTGATGGTCGGTGCGCTCACACTGCTGTTCCTGCTTTCTCGTCCCTGGAACTCCTGGAAGATCTCACTCATTGTGGCCATGGGACTGGGCGCGGTACTTGGCCTGGCCGTGCCGGTGATTCGTAGTTTCTTTGCCCTCGAATGGCCGACGCTCCCGCTGTGGGGGATGATCCTCGGTATCGGAGGCGTGGCGGCAGCGCTTATTGTGGTCGCATACCAAATCACTGCGAGGTGGAGGAAGTAG
- a CDS encoding TerC family protein: protein MEVHLYEWLILAAIIIVLITIDIVGHVRTPHAPTIKEAAWWSVGYVGLALAFGLYLWAIHGSDFAGQYVAGWATEKALSIDNLFVFVIIMGAFRVPREYQQKALLSGIIIALLLRLVFILVGAAIIERFSWVFYIFGVWLLWTAYSQARAGVGGIEEEDEEAEYRENAFTRLVRKVLPVSDGFEGQRFLYRHGGKTYVTPLLLCVIALGSADIMFAFDSIPAIFGLTQEPYIVFAANAFALLGLRQLYFLIDGLLSRLVYLHYGLAIILGFIGVKLILHALHENSLPFLNGGEGFNVPDIGIAASLSVIVGTIALTVIASLIASKRRAKAALPTQDETSAAEKKS from the coding sequence TTGGAAGTCCACCTGTATGAGTGGCTGATTCTCGCCGCGATCATCATTGTCCTTATCACCATAGATATAGTCGGCCACGTGCGAACGCCGCACGCTCCCACGATCAAGGAGGCCGCCTGGTGGTCCGTCGGATACGTTGGACTTGCCCTTGCTTTCGGTCTTTACCTTTGGGCTATCCACGGGAGCGACTTTGCCGGCCAGTACGTAGCCGGTTGGGCTACGGAAAAAGCGCTGTCGATAGATAACTTGTTTGTCTTTGTGATCATCATGGGTGCATTCAGGGTCCCGCGAGAGTACCAGCAGAAAGCTCTGCTCTCAGGCATAATCATTGCCCTACTGCTACGCCTAGTATTCATCCTCGTCGGCGCGGCGATCATCGAACGCTTCTCTTGGGTGTTCTACATCTTCGGAGTGTGGCTTCTGTGGACGGCATACAGTCAGGCGCGAGCCGGAGTCGGGGGAATCGAGGAAGAGGACGAGGAAGCAGAGTATCGCGAGAATGCATTCACACGTCTAGTTCGTAAGGTTCTCCCTGTTTCGGACGGTTTTGAGGGACAACGTTTCCTCTATCGTCACGGCGGGAAAACCTACGTTACTCCGCTGTTGCTGTGCGTTATCGCGCTCGGCTCAGCCGACATCATGTTTGCCTTTGACTCGATCCCTGCAATATTCGGCCTGACGCAGGAACCGTACATTGTGTTCGCAGCAAACGCCTTCGCGCTACTGGGCTTGCGACAGCTCTACTTCCTGATTGACGGATTGCTTAGCAGATTGGTCTACTTGCACTACGGACTGGCGATTATCCTCGGATTCATTGGGGTGAAGCTGATTCTTCACGCGTTGCACGAGAACAGTCTGCCGTTCTTAAACGGGGGTGAAGGATTCAACGTTCCAGACATCGGGATTGCTGCCTCGCTAAGCGTTATTGTGGGAACAATAGCTCTAACAGTGATTGCCTCGCTGATTGCTAGTAAACGTCGGGCAAAAGCTGCTTTGCCGACTCAGGACGAAACCTCAGCAGCAGAGAAAAAGAGTTAA
- a CDS encoding amino acid permease, producing MPSEPRIAKENHDGLERALGNRHIQLIAIGGAIGTGLFMGSGKTISVAGPSVILVYMIIGFMLYFVMRAMGELLLSRTSYRNFADFAGDILGPWAAFFVGWTYWFAWVVTGVADVIVIASVYVKFWISEDLLPVWITGMAVVVLLVLLNLPSVKGFGETEFWFAMIKIVAIVALIIVGLVLILTGFTHEYESGTSTASFMNLFNQEGGFFGGGLMGFIMGFQIALFAFVGIELVGTAAAETKNPEHNLPKAINAIPIRIIIFYVGSLIILMSVVPWQNFSKDESPFVMLFSLAGLGAAAHLVNMVVLTSAASSANSGIYSTSRMVYGLATEGDAPRIFARLSKRRVPQNALFLSGVMLLSSLLLLATGLDKSRGFSIVTTISSLVFMFVWGMIMVSYIVYRRRRPEDHAASKFQMPLGRIMPFVVLAFFVFLIWAFTKDPDTLAGLLATPIWFTLVGVGYLFVRKTPAHSQARLEHKRRVKEELASAKAWRLARR from the coding sequence GTGCCATCTGAACCCAGAATAGCCAAAGAAAACCACGACGGTCTTGAGCGTGCCCTCGGCAACCGCCATATTCAGCTAATTGCAATCGGCGGTGCAATCGGCACCGGATTATTCATGGGCTCCGGCAAGACCATCTCGGTTGCGGGACCGTCTGTGATTCTGGTCTACATGATTATCGGCTTCATGCTGTACTTCGTCATGCGTGCGATGGGAGAGTTGCTACTTAGTCGAACCAGCTACAGAAACTTTGCGGACTTCGCAGGTGACATTCTCGGACCCTGGGCCGCATTTTTCGTGGGCTGGACTTACTGGTTCGCATGGGTGGTGACCGGCGTTGCCGATGTTATCGTCATTGCTTCGGTGTATGTGAAGTTTTGGATCAGTGAAGATCTACTCCCGGTCTGGATTACCGGAATGGCGGTGGTCGTTCTTCTGGTGCTCCTAAACCTGCCTTCGGTGAAGGGATTTGGTGAGACAGAGTTCTGGTTCGCAATGATCAAGATTGTCGCAATAGTAGCGCTCATCATCGTTGGACTGGTACTGATACTCACCGGCTTTACGCACGAGTATGAGAGCGGCACGTCTACTGCGTCCTTCATGAATCTGTTCAATCAGGAGGGCGGATTCTTTGGCGGTGGACTGATGGGATTCATCATGGGGTTCCAGATTGCGCTGTTCGCATTTGTTGGAATCGAACTGGTGGGTACTGCCGCTGCCGAGACCAAGAATCCTGAGCACAATCTTCCAAAGGCAATTAACGCTATTCCGATCCGAATCATCATCTTTTACGTTGGTTCGCTCATAATCCTGATGTCTGTTGTTCCGTGGCAGAACTTCAGCAAGGACGAGTCACCGTTCGTGATGTTGTTCTCGTTGGCGGGCCTTGGAGCGGCCGCACATCTGGTGAACATGGTGGTGCTAACATCTGCCGCTTCATCGGCTAACTCTGGCATCTATTCAACCTCCAGAATGGTTTACGGCCTGGCGACCGAAGGCGATGCGCCGCGCATATTCGCAAGGCTTTCAAAGCGCCGCGTCCCACAAAACGCTCTGTTTCTGTCTGGCGTCATGCTCCTAAGCTCCCTGCTGTTGTTAGCGACAGGGCTAGATAAATCGCGAGGTTTTTCCATAGTTACAACGATCTCCTCGCTGGTTTTCATGTTTGTTTGGGGCATGATTATGGTCAGCTATATCGTCTACCGAAGACGCCGTCCAGAGGACCATGCTGCTAGTAAGTTCCAGATGCCGCTCGGGCGGATCATGCCCTTCGTGGTGCTGGCGTTTTTCGTTTTTCTCATCTGGGCGTTTACCAAGGACCCCGACACTTTGGCGGGACTCCTTGCAACGCCCATCTGGTTCACCCTGGTCGGAGTCGGCTACCTTTTTGTGCGTAAGACTCCGGCTCACTCGCAGGCACGTCTGGAGCATAAACGGCGGGTAAAAGAGGAACTTGCTTCCGCCAAAGCCTGGCGTCTCGCCCGCAGGTAG